A window of the Bacteroides thetaiotaomicron VPI-5482 genome harbors these coding sequences:
- a CDS encoding energy transducer TonB codes for MEVKKSPKADLEGKKSTWLLIGYVVVLAFMFVAFEWTQRDVKIDTSQAVADVVFEEEIIPITETPEQATPPPPEAPKVAELLEIVDDQADIEESTTILNEDNTPKVEVKYVPVQVVEEEPEEQTIFEVVENMPDFPGGQAALMQYLAKNIKYPTIAQENGTQGRVIVQFVVNKDGSIVDAKVVRSVDPYLDKEALRVINTMPKWKPGMQRGKPVRVKFTVPVMFRLQ; via the coding sequence ATGGAAGTTAAAAAATCACCCAAGGCAGACCTGGAAGGAAAGAAATCCACATGGCTGCTGATCGGTTACGTGGTGGTATTGGCTTTTATGTTCGTGGCGTTCGAATGGACCCAGCGTGACGTGAAAATCGATACAAGCCAGGCTGTAGCTGATGTTGTTTTTGAAGAGGAAATCATTCCTATTACCGAAACCCCTGAACAAGCGACCCCACCACCACCCGAGGCACCGAAGGTGGCCGAATTGCTGGAAATTGTCGATGACCAGGCAGATATTGAAGAATCAACTACCATCCTTAATGAGGATAACACACCGAAAGTGGAAGTAAAATACGTACCGGTACAAGTAGTTGAGGAAGAGCCGGAAGAACAGACTATCTTCGAAGTTGTAGAAAACATGCCGGACTTCCCGGGTGGACAGGCAGCATTGATGCAGTATCTGGCTAAAAATATCAAATATCCGACTATCGCACAGGAAAATGGTACTCAAGGTCGTGTTATCGTACAGTTCGTTGTTAACAAAGACGGTAGTATCGTAGATGCAAAAGTTGTACGCAGTGTAGACCCGTATCTGGATAAAGAAGCTCTCCGTGTGATCAACACGATGCCGAAATGGAAACCAGGTATGCAGCGTGGTAAACCGGTTCGCGTTAAATTTACAGTTCCTGTAATGTTCAGATTGCAGTAA
- a CDS encoding thymidylate synthase yields MKQYLDLLNRVLTEGTEKSDRTGTGTISVFGHQMRFNLDEGFPCLTTKKLHLKSIIYELLWFLQGDTNAKYLQEHGVRIWNEWADENGDLGHIYGYQWRSWPDYDGGFIDQISEAVETIKHNPDSRRIIVSAWNVADLKNMNLPPCHAFFQFYVADGRLSLQLYQRSADIFLGVPFNIASYALLLQMMAQVTGLKAGEFIHTLGDAHIYLNHLDQVKLQLSREPRALPQMKINPDVKSIYDFQFEDFELVNYDPHPHIAGIVAV; encoded by the coding sequence ATGAAACAATATTTAGATTTACTCAATCGCGTATTAACTGAAGGAACTGAGAAAAGTGACCGTACAGGAACCGGAACGATCAGTGTGTTCGGACATCAGATGCGTTTCAACCTCGACGAGGGTTTCCCGTGTCTGACCACCAAAAAACTGCATCTGAAATCAATCATCTACGAGTTACTCTGGTTTCTGCAAGGTGATACGAACGCGAAATATCTGCAAGAACACGGTGTACGCATCTGGAACGAATGGGCGGACGAGAACGGTGATTTAGGGCATATCTATGGCTATCAGTGGCGTTCGTGGCCCGACTACGACGGCGGATTCATCGACCAGATCAGCGAAGCGGTAGAGACGATCAAGCACAATCCCGACTCCCGCCGTATCATTGTCAGCGCCTGGAATGTAGCCGATTTAAAGAATATGAACCTGCCTCCCTGTCATGCCTTCTTCCAGTTTTACGTGGCAGACGGTCGGCTGAGCCTGCAACTTTACCAGCGCAGCGCGGATATATTTCTCGGAGTCCCGTTCAATATCGCATCATATGCACTGCTGCTACAAATGATGGCGCAGGTGACAGGACTGAAAGCGGGTGAATTTATCCATACACTTGGCGATGCCCATATCTATCTGAACCACTTGGATCAGGTCAAATTGCAGCTTAGCCGCGAACCACGCGCATTGCCTCAAATGAAAATTAATCCGGATGTGAAGAGTATCTATGACTTCCAGTTCGAAGACTTCGAACTGGTGAACTACGACCCGCATCCACATATTGCCGGAATAGTAGCGGTATAA
- a CDS encoding TatD family hydrolase, producing the protein MLIDTHSHLFLEEFSDDLPQVMERARQAGVSRIYMPNIDSTTIEPMLSVCADYPDFCYPMIGLHPTSVNESYRQELSIVRERLEAPNNFVAIGEIGLDLYWDKTFLNEQLYVFEKQIEWALEYKLPIVVHSREAFDYIYKVMEPYKNTALTGIFHSFTGNAEEAARLLEFGGFMLGINGVVTFKKSSLPDTLLTVPLERIVLETDSPYLTPAPNRGKRNESANVRDTFLKLVEIYRTTPEHLSQATSENALKVFGMVK; encoded by the coding sequence ATGTTAATAGATACTCATTCCCATCTTTTTTTAGAAGAATTTTCCGATGACCTGCCGCAGGTGATGGAACGTGCACGTCAGGCAGGTGTTTCGCGTATTTATATGCCCAACATTGACAGTACGACGATTGAACCCATGCTGTCGGTTTGCGCGGATTATCCGGATTTCTGTTATCCGATGATCGGACTGCATCCTACCTCGGTGAACGAGTCATACCGTCAGGAACTGTCAATCGTCCGGGAGCGTCTGGAAGCACCCAATAACTTTGTAGCCATTGGCGAAATTGGGCTTGATTTGTATTGGGATAAAACCTTTCTGAACGAACAACTGTACGTTTTTGAGAAACAGATAGAATGGGCGCTCGAATATAAATTGCCCATCGTGGTTCATTCGCGGGAGGCATTCGACTATATATATAAGGTAATGGAGCCCTATAAAAACACTGCTTTGACCGGTATTTTTCATAGTTTCACCGGAAATGCCGAAGAAGCGGCCCGGTTGCTTGAATTTGGCGGTTTCATGTTGGGAATCAATGGAGTGGTCACATTTAAAAAGTCCTCACTGCCGGATACTTTGCTGACAGTGCCTTTGGAGCGGATTGTGCTCGAAACGGATTCACCGTATCTGACCCCGGCCCCCAATCGGGGGAAGAGGAATGAAAGTGCGAATGTGCGTGATACGTTCCTGAAACTGGTAGAAATTTATCGGACCACCCCGGAGCACCTTTCACAAGCCACTTCCGAAAATGCGCTAAAAGTGTTCGGAATGGTCAAATAA
- a CDS encoding ExbD/TolR family protein yields MGKFNKTGKREMPALNTSSLPDLIFTLLFFFMIVTTMREVTLKVQFTLPVGTELEKLEKKSLVTFIYVGEPTQEYRAKMGTESRIQLNDSYAEVGEVQDFIFQERASMNEGDQAKMTVSLKVDQKTKMGIITDVKNALRKSYALKINYSSTKRGEK; encoded by the coding sequence ATGGGAAAATTTAATAAAACTGGTAAACGTGAAATGCCGGCATTGAATACTTCTTCGTTGCCTGACCTTATCTTTACTTTGTTGTTCTTCTTTATGATTGTAACAACAATGCGCGAGGTAACATTAAAGGTACAGTTTACACTTCCGGTAGGTACTGAACTCGAAAAACTGGAGAAGAAATCGCTGGTAACATTCATTTATGTGGGTGAACCGACTCAGGAATATCGTGCGAAAATGGGTACTGAAAGTCGTATTCAGCTCAACGACAGCTATGCTGAAGTTGGCGAAGTACAAGACTTCATTTTCCAGGAACGTGCAAGTATGAATGAGGGTGACCAAGCTAAGATGACTGTGTCTCTGAAAGTAGACCAAAAGACTAAAATGGGTATTATCACAGACGTGAAGAATGCTCTTAGAAAATCTTACGCTTTGAAGATTAACTATTCTTCTACTAAACGTGGTGAGAAATAA
- a CDS encoding IgA Peptidase M64, whose amino-acid sequence MKQICSILLFFLISAGSYAQNFADYFQNKTLRVDYIFTGNNKQQAIYLDELSQLPSWAGREHHLSELPLEGNGQIIVRDLATRQCIYKTSFSSLFQEWLSTDEAKETAKGFENTFLLPYPKQPAEVEIVLFSPRKEVMTSFKHIVRPDDILIHKRGTSHVTPHRYMLQSGNEKECIDVAILAEGYTEKEMDLFYQDAQKACESLFSHEPFRSMKNKFNIVAVASPSIDSGVSVPRENQWKHTAVHSHFDTFYSDRYLTTSRVKAIHNALAGIPYEHIIILANTDVYGGGGIYNSYTLTTAHHPMFKPVVVHEFGHSFGGLADEYFYDDDVMTDTYPLDVEPWEQNISTRVNFALKWEDMLAPNTPVPTPVAQHQNYPVGVYEGGGYSAKGIYRPAFNCRMKTNEYPEFCPVCQRAIQRIIEFYVP is encoded by the coding sequence ATGAAACAAATTTGCAGTATTCTTCTTTTTTTCCTGATTTCGGCAGGAAGTTATGCGCAAAACTTTGCAGATTATTTTCAGAATAAGACGTTGCGGGTAGATTATATCTTCACCGGAAACAATAAGCAGCAAGCGATCTATCTGGACGAGCTGTCTCAGCTTCCCTCCTGGGCAGGTCGTGAACATCATTTGTCCGAACTTCCGCTCGAAGGCAACGGGCAAATTATCGTCAGAGATCTCGCCACCCGACAGTGTATCTACAAGACTTCCTTTTCTTCTCTGTTTCAAGAGTGGCTGTCCACCGACGAAGCCAAGGAGACAGCCAAAGGCTTCGAAAATACATTCTTGCTTCCCTACCCCAAACAGCCGGCAGAGGTAGAAATCGTGCTGTTCTCTCCCCGCAAGGAAGTGATGACCAGCTTCAAGCACATTGTCCGTCCGGACGATATCTTGATTCATAAACGGGGAACATCGCACGTCACTCCACACCGGTATATGCTTCAGAGCGGTAACGAAAAAGAGTGCATAGATGTCGCTATCCTGGCAGAAGGCTACACGGAAAAGGAAATGGATTTATTCTATCAGGATGCGCAGAAAGCCTGCGAGAGCCTGTTTTCGCACGAACCGTTCCGGTCGATGAAAAACAAGTTCAACATAGTGGCTGTAGCCAGTCCGTCGATTGACAGCGGAGTCAGTGTTCCCCGCGAAAATCAATGGAAACACACGGCTGTTCATTCTCATTTCGATACTTTTTACTCGGACCGTTACCTGACTACAAGTCGGGTGAAGGCCATCCACAACGCTTTGGCCGGCATTCCTTATGAGCATATTATTATCCTTGCCAATACGGATGTGTACGGAGGCGGAGGAATTTACAACTCATATACGCTGACTACCGCTCATCATCCGATGTTCAAGCCTGTAGTGGTCCATGAATTCGGACATAGCTTCGGAGGCTTGGCGGATGAGTATTTTTATGATGACGATGTAATGACGGACACGTATCCGCTGGATGTAGAGCCGTGGGAACAGAACATCAGTACACGGGTAAATTTTGCCTTGAAATGGGAAGATATGCTTGCACCGAATACGCCTGTCCCCACACCTGTAGCACAACATCAAAACTATCCGGTAGGTGTATATGAAGGTGGCGGTTACTCAGCCAAAGGTATTTACCGTCCGGCATTCAATTGTCGCATGAAAACGAACGAATATCCTGAGTTCTGCCCGGTATGCCAGCGTGCTATCCAGCGGATTATTGAGTTCTATGTCCCTTAA
- a CDS encoding Lrp/AsnC family transcriptional regulator yields MGHHQLDALDEQILKLIAGNARIPFLEVARACNVSGAAIHQRIQKLTNLGILKGSEYVIDPEKIGYETCAYIGIYLKDPESFDSVTRALEAIPEVVECHFTTGKYDMFIKIYAKNNHHLLSIIHDKLQPLGLARTETLISFHEAIKRQMPIMVDIEDED; encoded by the coding sequence ATGGGACATCATCAATTAGATGCTTTAGATGAGCAAATTCTGAAATTAATAGCAGGGAACGCGCGTATTCCTTTTTTGGAAGTAGCAAGAGCGTGTAACGTTTCCGGGGCGGCTATCCACCAGCGCATTCAGAAGTTGACTAATCTGGGAATATTGAAAGGATCGGAATATGTGATCGATCCTGAGAAGATAGGATATGAAACTTGTGCTTATATTGGTATATATCTGAAAGATCCGGAATCCTTTGATTCTGTAACGAGAGCTTTGGAAGCCATTCCGGAAGTAGTAGAGTGTCATTTCACTACTGGTAAATATGATATGTTTATCAAGATTTACGCTAAGAACAATCACCATTTGCTGAGTATCATACATGATAAATTGCAACCTTTGGGGTTGGCGCGTACGGAGACATTGATCTCTTTCCATGAAGCCATAAAGCGGCAGATGCCGATTATGGTCGACATTGAAGACGAAGATTAA
- a CDS encoding dihydrofolate reductase, protein MSKISIIAAVDRRMAIGFQNKLLFWLPNDLKRFKALTTGNTIIMGRKTFESLPKGALPNRRNVVLSTRPDTVCPGAEVFPSLEVALQSCKEDEHVYIIGGASVYQQALPLADELCLTEINDVAPEADAFFPEVSPAQWHEKSREAHPVDEKHLCPYAFVDYVKQ, encoded by the coding sequence ATGAGTAAAATATCAATTATTGCCGCCGTAGACCGCCGAATGGCGATCGGCTTTCAGAATAAACTGCTTTTCTGGTTGCCCAACGACTTGAAACGCTTCAAGGCACTGACTACCGGAAACACCATCATAATGGGAAGAAAAACCTTCGAATCGCTGCCGAAAGGTGCGTTGCCCAATCGCAGAAACGTTGTGTTATCCACCCGTCCGGATACGGTATGTCCCGGTGCGGAAGTCTTCCCGTCGCTGGAAGTCGCCCTGCAAAGCTGCAAGGAAGATGAGCACGTCTATATAATAGGTGGCGCAAGCGTCTACCAGCAGGCACTTCCTCTTGCCGACGAACTTTGTCTGACGGAAATAAATGACGTTGCTCCCGAAGCCGATGCCTTCTTTCCGGAAGTATCTCCGGCTCAATGGCACGAAAAAAGCAGAGAAGCTCATCCTGTGGATGAGAAACATCTCTGCCCGTATGCTTTTGTAGATTACGTGAAACAGTAA
- the cls gene encoding cardiolipin synthase, which produces MKLRIFLLFLFLSLFRAQADVIDSLMTHPRDSIALTSDSLVLRFLSESGIPISDNNKVRLLKSGREKFIDLFSAIRDAKHHIHLEYFNFRNDSIANALFDLLAEKVKEGVEVRAMFDAFGNWSNNKPLKKRHLKKIREQGIEIVKFDPFTFPYINHAAHRDHRKIAVIDGEVAYTGGMNIADYYINGLPKIGTWRDMHMRIEGDAVNDLQEIFLTIWNKETKQNIGGEAYFPKHKEQSDSTNVVVAIVDRTPKKNSRMLSHAYAMSIYSAQKNVHIVNPYFVPTSSINKALQRTIERGVDVTIMVSSASDIPFTPDAALYKLHKLMKRGATVYMYNGGFHHSKIMMVDDIFCTVGTANLNSRSLRYDYETNAFIFNKEITGELNEMFRNDIEHCTQLTPEFWKKRSPWKKFVGWFANLFTPFL; this is translated from the coding sequence TTGAAACTACGTATATTTCTTTTATTTCTGTTTCTGTCTTTATTCCGTGCTCAGGCAGATGTCATCGACAGTTTGATGACGCATCCCAGAGACTCCATAGCTCTGACAAGTGACTCCCTTGTATTACGTTTCTTATCGGAGTCAGGGATTCCTATATCCGACAATAACAAGGTCAGATTACTGAAAAGCGGACGAGAAAAATTCATTGATTTATTCAGCGCCATCCGCGACGCCAAACACCACATCCATCTGGAATATTTCAATTTCCGCAATGACTCTATAGCCAATGCGCTGTTCGACCTGCTGGCCGAAAAAGTGAAAGAAGGCGTGGAAGTACGAGCCATGTTCGATGCGTTCGGCAACTGGTCGAACAATAAACCGCTCAAGAAGAGACATCTCAAAAAAATACGAGAGCAGGGAATCGAGATTGTCAAGTTCGACCCGTTCACCTTTCCCTACATCAATCATGCGGCACACCGTGATCACCGCAAAATAGCCGTCATCGACGGTGAAGTCGCCTATACGGGAGGAATGAACATCGCCGACTACTACATCAACGGACTCCCCAAAATCGGTACATGGCGTGATATGCACATGAGAATAGAAGGCGATGCCGTCAATGACCTGCAAGAAATATTTCTTACCATATGGAACAAGGAGACTAAACAAAATATTGGCGGCGAAGCATACTTCCCCAAGCACAAGGAGCAGTCGGACAGCACCAATGTAGTCGTCGCCATCGTAGACCGCACACCGAAGAAAAACAGCCGTATGCTCAGTCATGCTTATGCCATGTCGATCTATTCGGCACAGAAAAACGTGCACATCGTCAACCCGTATTTTGTGCCCACATCCTCCATCAACAAGGCGCTTCAACGCACCATCGAACGAGGTGTGGATGTCACGATTATGGTTTCTTCTGCCTCCGACATCCCGTTTACTCCGGACGCCGCCCTCTACAAACTTCACAAACTGATGAAAAGGGGGGCCACCGTCTATATGTACAATGGCGGTTTCCACCATTCCAAAATCATGATGGTCGACGATATTTTCTGCACGGTAGGCACCGCAAACCTGAACAGCCGCAGCCTCCGGTACGACTACGAGACGAACGCTTTCATCTTTAACAAGGAAATTACAGGCGAACTGAACGAAATGTTTCGGAACGATATAGAACACTGTACGCAGCTAACACCGGAATTCTGGAAAAAGCGCTCACCGTGGAAGAAGTTCGTCGGATGGTTTGCCAATTTATTCACGCCATTTTTGTAA
- a CDS encoding MotA/TolQ/ExbB proton channel family protein has translation MKKLFAIVAVIGAFTFGSIQLAQAQDAPAAEQTEQQAAPAAAQAAPAAAPAAEEGGIHKEIKVKFIEGTASFMSLVAIALVIGLAFCIERIIYLSLAEINTKKFMASIEAALEKGDVEAAKDIARNTRGPVASIYYQGLMRIDQGIDVVEKSVVSYGGVQAGYLEKGCSWITLFIAMAPSLGFLGTVIGMVQAFDKIQQVGDISPTVVAGGMKVALITTIFGLIVALILQVFYNYVLAKIEALTSEMEDSSISLLDMVIKYDLKYKK, from the coding sequence ATGAAAAAGTTATTTGCAATTGTTGCTGTGATTGGGGCCTTTACATTTGGCTCAATTCAACTTGCTCAGGCTCAAGACGCTCCTGCAGCAGAACAAACTGAACAACAAGCTGCTCCTGCTGCTGCTCAAGCTGCTCCGGCCGCTGCTCCTGCTGCAGAAGAAGGTGGTATTCACAAAGAAATCAAAGTTAAATTCATCGAAGGTACTGCATCTTTCATGAGTTTGGTTGCTATTGCTTTGGTTATCGGTTTGGCTTTCTGTATCGAACGTATCATCTATTTGAGCTTGGCTGAAATCAACACAAAAAAATTCATGGCATCTATCGAAGCTGCTTTGGAAAAAGGTGATGTTGAAGCTGCTAAAGACATCGCACGTAACACCAGAGGTCCTGTTGCTTCTATCTACTACCAGGGTTTGATGAGAATCGACCAAGGTATCGATGTAGTTGAGAAGTCAGTAGTATCTTACGGTGGTGTACAGGCTGGTTACCTTGAAAAAGGATGTTCTTGGATCACACTGTTTATCGCTATGGCTCCGTCACTCGGATTCTTGGGTACTGTAATCGGTATGGTGCAGGCATTTGATAAGATCCAGCAGGTAGGTGATATCTCTCCGACGGTTGTTGCAGGTGGTATGAAAGTTGCCTTGATTACAACTATTTTCGGTTTGATCGTTGCTTTGATTCTTCAGGTATTCTACAACTACGTACTTGCTAAGATTGAAGCTCTTACAAGCGAAATGGAAGACTCTTCTATCTCTTTGCTTGACATGGTAATCAAATATGATCTGAAATACAAAAAATAA
- a CDS encoding DUF5056 domain-containing protein, with product MTEIDNDKLLKDFFAENKREIADNGFSRRVMHHLPDRSNRLARLWTVFVMTVGATLFVTLGGLEAVWGTLKDVLIGMINHGATSLDPKSIIIATVVLLFMAGRKVVSMA from the coding sequence ATGACGGAAATAGATAATGATAAACTTCTGAAAGATTTCTTCGCAGAAAACAAGCGGGAAATAGCCGACAACGGATTCAGCCGCCGCGTCATGCACCACTTGCCCGACCGCAGCAACCGGTTGGCACGCCTTTGGACTGTATTCGTAATGACAGTAGGAGCCACGCTCTTCGTCACGCTGGGCGGACTGGAAGCCGTATGGGGAACGCTGAAAGATGTACTTATCGGCATGATCAACCATGGCGCAACCAGTCTCGATCCGAAATCAATCATCATTGCAACGGTCGTCCTGCTGTTCATGGCCGGACGGAAAGTAGTATCAATGGCATAA
- the cmk gene encoding (d)CMP kinase: protein MKKITIAIDGFSSCGKSTMAKDLAREVGYIYIDSGAMYRAVTLYSIENGIFNGDVIDTEKLKEAIRDIRITFRPNPETGRPDTYLNGVNVENKIRTMGVSSKVSPISALDFVREAMVAQQQAMGKEKGIVMDGRDIGTTVFPDAELKIFVTATPEIRAQRRFDELKAKGQEGSFEEILENVKQRDYIDQHREVSPLRKADDALLLDNSNLSIEQQKEWLSEQFGKVVKE from the coding sequence ATGAAAAAGATAACAATCGCAATCGACGGCTTTTCCTCCTGCGGAAAAAGTACAATGGCCAAAGATCTCGCCCGCGAAGTAGGATACATTTATATAGATAGTGGGGCAATGTATCGCGCAGTCACCTTATATAGTATTGAAAACGGGATATTTAACGGAGACGTTATCGATACGGAGAAGCTGAAAGAAGCAATCCGGGATATCCGGATTACTTTCCGCCCCAATCCGGAGACGGGACGTCCGGACACCTACCTCAACGGGGTGAACGTAGAGAATAAAATCCGTACAATGGGGGTTTCGTCCAAAGTCAGCCCTATCAGCGCACTCGATTTTGTACGCGAAGCGATGGTAGCACAGCAACAGGCCATGGGTAAAGAAAAAGGGATTGTGATGGACGGACGGGACATCGGAACCACGGTTTTCCCGGATGCGGAACTGAAAATATTTGTTACGGCCACACCGGAGATTCGTGCCCAACGCCGTTTTGACGAACTGAAAGCAAAAGGCCAGGAAGGCAGTTTCGAGGAAATTCTTGAGAACGTAAAGCAACGGGATTACATCGATCAGCATCGTGAAGTGAGCCCATTGCGCAAAGCGGACGACGCTCTGCTGCTCGACAATTCCAATCTGAGCATCGAACAGCAGAAGGAATGGCTGTCGGAACAATTCGGGAAAGTAGTAAAGGAATAG
- a CDS encoding GNAT family N-acetyltransferase — MIRFQPITTSDVQHYKFMEELLVESFPPEEYRELEHLREYTDRIGNFHNNIIFDDDLPIGFITYWDFDEFYYVEHFATNPALRNGGYGKRTLEHLCEFLKRPIVLEVERPVEEMAKRRINFYQRHGFTLWEKDYYQPPYKEGDDFLPMYLMVHGNLDAEKDYEGIRHKLHTIVYGVKE, encoded by the coding sequence ATGATCAGATTTCAACCGATCACCACATCGGACGTACAACATTACAAATTTATGGAAGAGCTTCTCGTCGAATCGTTTCCACCCGAAGAATATCGCGAACTGGAACATCTTCGCGAATATACAGACCGGATAGGTAACTTCCATAATAATATCATTTTTGACGATGACCTGCCCATTGGCTTTATCACATATTGGGATTTCGATGAATTCTATTACGTAGAACACTTCGCTACCAATCCGGCATTGCGCAACGGAGGTTACGGAAAACGCACATTAGAGCATTTATGTGAGTTTCTGAAACGCCCCATTGTACTGGAAGTAGAACGCCCGGTAGAGGAGATGGCCAAACGCCGTATCAACTTTTACCAACGCCACGGATTTACACTGTGGGAAAAAGACTACTACCAGCCGCCGTATAAAGAAGGAGACGATTTCCTGCCTATGTATCTCATGGTACACGGCAACCTGGATGCAGAAAAGGATTATGAAGGGATAAGACATAAACTCCATACAATCGTTTACGGAGTCAAAGAATAA
- a CDS encoding ExbD/TolR family protein — translation MARGKRKVPDINSSSTADIAFLLLIFFLITTSMDTDRGLARLLPPPPEDQDQQNTDKIKERNILQVYLNKDDALMCGNDYIGVEQLREKAKEFIANAGNAEHMPEKTQKNVEFFGTTLVNDKHVISLQNDRGSSYQAYISVQNELVAAYNELRDELALQKWQRPYAELNDEQQKAIREIYPQRISEAEPKKYGEKRK, via the coding sequence ATGGCAAGAGGAAAAAGAAAAGTTCCTGATATTAACTCAAGTTCTACGGCGGATATCGCTTTCTTGTTGCTGATCTTCTTCTTGATTACAACATCAATGGATACGGACCGTGGTTTGGCAAGACTTTTGCCTCCACCACCCGAAGATCAAGATCAACAGAATACAGATAAGATCAAAGAACGTAACATTTTGCAGGTATACCTGAATAAGGATGATGCTTTGATGTGCGGTAATGATTATATCGGTGTTGAGCAACTAAGGGAAAAAGCTAAAGAATTTATTGCTAATGCCGGCAATGCAGAGCACATGCCTGAAAAGACACAGAAGAATGTGGAGTTTTTCGGTACGACTCTCGTTAACGACAAGCATGTAATTTCTTTGCAGAATGACCGTGGATCTTCTTATCAGGCATACATCAGCGTGCAGAACGAACTTGTTGCTGCATACAATGAATTGAGAGATGAACTGGCCCTTCAGAAATGGCAAAGACCTTATGCGGAATTGAACGACGAACAGCAAAAAGCAATTCGTGAAATCTATCCGCAGAGAATTTCTGAGGCAGAACCTAAAAAATACGGAGAAAAAAGGAAGTAA
- a CDS encoding polyprenyl synthetase family protein: protein MFTASQLLDKINNHLSEIQITRTPEGLYEPIEYILSLGGKRIRPVLMLMAYNLYKEDVSSIYDPATGIEVYHNHTLLHDDLMDRSDMRRGKPTVHKVWNDNTAILSGDTMLILAFRYVAGCAPEHLKEVIDLFSLTALEICEGQQLDMEFESRNDVAEDEYIEMIRLKTAVLLAASLKIGAILAGASAADAENLYNFGMQIGVAFQLQDDLLDVYGDPEVFGKKIGGDILCNKKTYMLIKALERANGEQLEELNRWLNADNCQPAEKIAAVTEIYNQLTIRSVCENKMREYYTLAMESLEAVAVAEEKKKELKNLVKLLMYREM, encoded by the coding sequence ATGTTTACAGCTTCTCAATTACTTGATAAAATAAACAACCACCTATCTGAAATTCAGATAACCCGGACTCCGGAAGGACTCTACGAACCAATCGAATACATCCTTTCTCTGGGAGGAAAGCGGATTCGTCCTGTATTGATGCTGATGGCATATAACTTGTATAAGGAAGATGTTTCATCAATTTACGATCCTGCTACCGGTATCGAAGTTTATCATAATCACACTTTGTTGCATGATGATCTGATGGATCGTTCGGATATGCGCAGAGGAAAACCGACTGTGCATAAGGTCTGGAACGATAACACAGCTATTTTGTCGGGTGATACCATGCTGATACTGGCTTTCCGGTATGTAGCCGGTTGTGCGCCCGAGCATTTGAAAGAAGTCATTGATTTGTTTAGTCTGACTGCGTTGGAAATTTGTGAAGGGCAGCAGTTGGATATGGAATTTGAGTCGCGCAACGATGTGGCGGAAGACGAATATATTGAAATGATTCGTCTGAAAACGGCTGTATTGCTTGCCGCAAGTCTGAAGATCGGTGCGATTCTGGCAGGAGCGTCTGCCGCTGATGCGGAGAATCTTTATAATTTTGGTATGCAGATAGGGGTTGCATTCCAGTTACAGGATGATTTGCTGGATGTTTATGGCGATCCGGAAGTGTTCGGAAAGAAAATCGGTGGAGACATCCTTTGCAATAAGAAGACATATATGCTGATCAAAGCACTGGAACGTGCAAACGGAGAACAGCTGGAAGAACTGAATCGCTGGCTGAATGCAGACAACTGTCAGCCGGCAGAAAAGATAGCGGCAGTGACGGAGATTTATAATCAGTTGACTATCCGCAGCGTTTGTGAAAACAAAATGCGCGAATATTATACGCTGGCTATGGAGAGTCTTGAAGCAGTTGCAGTTGCAGAAGAGAAGAAGAAAGAACTTAAGAATTTAGTGAAATTACTGATGTATCGGGAAATGTAG